One genomic segment of Gadus chalcogrammus isolate NIFS_2021 chromosome 3, NIFS_Gcha_1.0, whole genome shotgun sequence includes these proteins:
- the LOC130379677 gene encoding B-cell receptor CD22-like isoform X2, producing MNSRSAARGFLAFLLSLPALKGQDGWTVTYTSMDVCALRKSTVDINCTFKFPTKSGNLAVNYTTLWYTKDEKHEPANLKDDEAYRDRIEYICEGLSCASSSCNGMCTLRIKELRKKDSENYKFRFIINTEKGKYSGVPGVTLSVTDQVKVSFPSATDPTWANMKCHSTCSPVDGFKYNWFRNGQYEDQGMYYKGNINSQDNYSCAVEGYKQLRSPLVYAPKTPSVTVSPSGEIVKGSSVTLSCSSDANPAADFTWFKEHDDSVGQSGQNYTITNITSELGRKYYCQAHNAIGHHNSTILFIEFTSSSQTTAVAVGTIGVLLATILLLVFLWMRTKRASSTSGQGGRPDPMEPLPDPVYDNVSAPAAQRRPIEDQDDLHYASVHISHSENQEGPPYLAASRVQSDQTEEVLYSAVNFKSHNAVPESCDQRETGETSELYSTVKKTPKGV from the exons ATGAATTCAAGATCAGCAGCCAGAGGATTTCTAGCTTTCCTTCTATCATTACCAG cactaAAGGGTCAAGACGGCTGGACGGTTACTTACACATCTATGGATGTCTGCGCTTTGAGAAAATCAACGGTTGACATCAACTGCACCTTTAAATTCCCGACAAAATCAGGGAACCTCGCCGTGAATTACACAACACTGTGGTATACTAAAGACGAGAAACATGAGCCAGCTAATCTGAAAGATGATGAAGCCTATAGAGATCGTATTGAATACATCTGTGAAGGGTTAAGTTGTGCCTCGTCCAGCTGTAATGGAATGTGTACCCTGAGAATCAAAGAACTGAGAAAAAAAGACTCTGAAAACTACAAGTTCAGGTTCATAATAAACACAGAAAAGGGGAAATATAGTGGCGTCCCAGGAGTGACGTTATCTGTGACAG ACCAGGTGAAGGTGTCTTTTCCTTCCGCTACTGATCCTACCTGGGCAAACATGAAATGTCACAGTACGTGTAGTCCTGTTGATGGTTTTAAGTACAACTGGTTCAGGAATGGACAGTATGAAGATCAGGGAATGTACTACAAGGGCAACATTAATTCTCAAGACAACTATTCATGTGCTGTTGAAGGATACAAACAACTCCGATCTCCTTTAGTGT acgctccaaagaccccctcagtgaccgtgagtccctctggtgaaatagTCAAAGGCAgctcagtgactctgagctgcagcagtgatgccaacccagcagctgacTTCACCTGGTTCAAGGAACATGATGACTCAGTGGGACAATCAGGACAAAACTACACCATCACTAATATCACATCTGAGCTGGGAAGAAAATATTACTGCCAAGCTCATAATGCAATTGGACATCATAATTCCACCATTTTGTTCATTG AGTTTACATCATCATCACAGACAACAGCAGTAGCAGTAGGAACCATTGGTGTCTTACTGGCCACCATACTCCTCCTAGTCTTCCTCTGGATGAG AACAAAGAGGGCCTCCAGTACCagtggacagggaggaaggcCAGATCCTATGGAG CCACTTCCTGATCCGGTGTATGACAACGTCTCAGCTCCTGCAGCACAGAGACGACCAATAGAAGATCAGGATGACCTTCACTATGCCAGCGTCCACATCTCTCACTCAGAGAACCAGGAAGGTCCTCCCTATTTAGCTGCCTCCCGTGTCCAATCAGATCAGACAGAGGAGGTTCTTTACTCAGCGGTCAACTTTAAAAGCCACAACGCTGTGCCCGA GTCCTGTgaccagagagagactggagaaaCCTCAGAGTTGTACAGCACTGTCAAGAAAACACCCAAGGGGGTTTGA
- the LOC130379677 gene encoding B-cell receptor CD22-like isoform X1 gives MNSRSAARGFLAFLLSLPALKGQDGWTVTYTSMDVCALRKSTVDINCTFKFPTKSGNLAVNYTTLWYTKDEKHEPANLKDDEAYRDRIEYICEGLSCASSSCNGMCTLRIKELRKKDSENYKFRFIINTEKGKYSGVPGVTLSVTDQVKVSFPSATDPTWANMKCHSTCSPVDGFKYNWFRNGQYEDQGMYYKGNINSQDNYSCAVEGYKQLRSPLVYAPKTPSVTVSPSGEIVKGSSVTLSCSSDANPAADFTWFKEHDDSVGQSGQNYTITNITSELGRKYYCQAHNAIGHHNSTILFIEFTSSSQTTAVAVGTIGVLLATILLLVFLWMRTKRASSTSGQGGRPDPMEQPLPDPVYDNVSAPAAQRRPIEDQDDLHYASVHISHSENQEGPPYLAASRVQSDQTEEVLYSAVNFKSHNAVPESCDQRETGETSELYSTVKKTPKGV, from the exons ATGAATTCAAGATCAGCAGCCAGAGGATTTCTAGCTTTCCTTCTATCATTACCAG cactaAAGGGTCAAGACGGCTGGACGGTTACTTACACATCTATGGATGTCTGCGCTTTGAGAAAATCAACGGTTGACATCAACTGCACCTTTAAATTCCCGACAAAATCAGGGAACCTCGCCGTGAATTACACAACACTGTGGTATACTAAAGACGAGAAACATGAGCCAGCTAATCTGAAAGATGATGAAGCCTATAGAGATCGTATTGAATACATCTGTGAAGGGTTAAGTTGTGCCTCGTCCAGCTGTAATGGAATGTGTACCCTGAGAATCAAAGAACTGAGAAAAAAAGACTCTGAAAACTACAAGTTCAGGTTCATAATAAACACAGAAAAGGGGAAATATAGTGGCGTCCCAGGAGTGACGTTATCTGTGACAG ACCAGGTGAAGGTGTCTTTTCCTTCCGCTACTGATCCTACCTGGGCAAACATGAAATGTCACAGTACGTGTAGTCCTGTTGATGGTTTTAAGTACAACTGGTTCAGGAATGGACAGTATGAAGATCAGGGAATGTACTACAAGGGCAACATTAATTCTCAAGACAACTATTCATGTGCTGTTGAAGGATACAAACAACTCCGATCTCCTTTAGTGT acgctccaaagaccccctcagtgaccgtgagtccctctggtgaaatagTCAAAGGCAgctcagtgactctgagctgcagcagtgatgccaacccagcagctgacTTCACCTGGTTCAAGGAACATGATGACTCAGTGGGACAATCAGGACAAAACTACACCATCACTAATATCACATCTGAGCTGGGAAGAAAATATTACTGCCAAGCTCATAATGCAATTGGACATCATAATTCCACCATTTTGTTCATTG AGTTTACATCATCATCACAGACAACAGCAGTAGCAGTAGGAACCATTGGTGTCTTACTGGCCACCATACTCCTCCTAGTCTTCCTCTGGATGAG AACAAAGAGGGCCTCCAGTACCagtggacagggaggaaggcCAGATCCTATGGAG CAGCCACTTCCTGATCCGGTGTATGACAACGTCTCAGCTCCTGCAGCACAGAGACGACCAATAGAAGATCAGGATGACCTTCACTATGCCAGCGTCCACATCTCTCACTCAGAGAACCAGGAAGGTCCTCCCTATTTAGCTGCCTCCCGTGTCCAATCAGATCAGACAGAGGAGGTTCTTTACTCAGCGGTCAACTTTAAAAGCCACAACGCTGTGCCCGA GTCCTGTgaccagagagagactggagaaaCCTCAGAGTTGTACAGCACTGTCAAGAAAACACCCAAGGGGGTTTGA